A single region of the Polyodon spathula isolate WHYD16114869_AA chromosome 5, ASM1765450v1, whole genome shotgun sequence genome encodes:
- the nhsl1b gene encoding NHS-like protein 1 isoform X3 produces MFCVKAVSNLDDESKWTVHYTAPWHQQENVFLPTNRPACVEDLHRQAKVNLKTVLRECDKLRNDGFRSSQYYSQGPTFSSSNLSDGSLCEQDDPDRKSTVSSTEDEKLIFSVRPKTPILGDISDIDIQTNWTKSLPLPTPEEKMRQQAQAVQADVVPINVTGKTFDRQAVIRRSLVNTDTVVRCPKKVKRRKTITGVPDNIQMELAGHNELRGYSMYIPGQYSTLGRIGSGHSTLRRSETRDSSCQTEEIKIVQPSVRRIRAQKGQGIAAQMSLSNSSGNMSTVSDTVGVLCVPQVNGDLRFHSLPRSGARVSLQSMEKPDSAVYKSEETSCSTLPRQISKLQVDESVIHLRNTSMTGILPRPRSQKARSFQSDRVTSPACVVSPHATYSTSVIPNATLSSSTEVITIHTSQSSRKSNNQTNLASAYAPARPMSTISMSNGIDLKEEHDSSFTPATMSPRCDSAVSLSTGNNTETGSQCSTLDGRSDCSMKDARSDSSYSESSFPSRSTIPADQWIYDTPENVLPHKSLTSSCSTTINHIYSSLERSSNKTDTSSLYSMDNDGYYTSMHLDSGLKARSQYGTSGMGNSRHSMYESRAHQSQDDRLSMNSDKSLSRTISMKKSKKPPLPPFRTDSLKRKPGKKSNSNDPILNETLIDTFAQSLQPNPKCKSGSTPQQSPSSDYDDPWVLRSRSQSTVSASSSGMSTSGPNIYSICPVTPSQSDTSSIRSEYADAWGYYIDFTGVQNDQLRSESADAVPGDYGDGGNLPSGSRVFNPQQGPGTSVKTNMDTSPDKVHRVTSPSSGYSSQSNTPTAGTPVPVFLRSISPAGGKSKPKVPERKSSLLSSVSSSSTSLSSITSDTPRNHANPMNPPPSSPPLTQPMAPPVPPPLPPGPVMDPSLPCGPPKAPPLPPSSTMVTPLPVFTATQLFPPPPAPPLPPLLPQVSAITSPTAPTASPPPPSSPSFPPPPPEVLLDLSSTIDVPHSLPSPPIFPVHIPVTPPPPPPPAPPLPAVAPPPAPPLNLKALKYAIKPTHPLSICNNQHPASNDKGKRPTNQPESSKTMMPLITPKALKMVQLRSVRKPELIEVEKTTQNHQVKHELIDSQNHSSPEKPKLLEHPTSLQTSSKVNGLKKPPTVVKNFQVIIAKDDQISEAKLGLATSNSMSEMPTISNKADVFSGTTDELQPCTNTTSLQENEASPSKAGNTTPPEKILLVFSKKPNLTLIVPPGQTLSSKSENQDLTKVCVTKVLSPQSSVSITTGNSEVENGPLKVLPSGEETDSGSSTPVASDSLSSESTADGFWKIQTFLVQQEEQTLSDNKNILDVDGGSSASGSISSNEDESGEVFETNTANLSPVSSTCGESSEEMVTPTRPRTTDDLFAAIHRSKRRVLGRKDSEEDHARNHSTSPPVTPTCGVPILASPHRQTGSIQRSIRKSATSSDTFKALLLKKGSRSETSFRMSATEMLKNTAPKFQRTCSESTLDLPDSPSSSPGKNKSAQDEWVKTEGLLPRSAFLSGTKYSRSRTPPSAASSRYNARNRILSSPMTVICEGEGELAESIHSQSASSLGNVNGMPTSWNQSSQNSVYTLPLKEETSPQIDCSENSEKMYPPENCNGT; encoded by the exons AATGTGACAAGCTGAGGAACGATGGATTTCGCAGTTCTCAGTACTACTCTCAGGGCCCCACCTTCTCCTCCTCCAACCTGTCTGACGGCAGCCTGTGTGAGCAAGACGACCCTGATAGGAAG TCTACAGTTTCGTCGACTGAGGATGAGAAGCTAATTTTTTCTGTGAGGCCCAAAACCCCGATACTCGGTGACATTTCTGATATTGACATCCAGACCAACTGGACCAAGTCTCTCCCACTGCCGACCCCTGAGGAGAAGATGCGCCAACAGGCCCAGGCTGTGCAGGCTGATGTTGTCCCCATCAATGTAACAG GGAAGACTTTTGACCGTCAGGCCGTCATCCGGCGGTCCTTAGTTAACACTGACACTGTGGTAAGATGTCCGAAGAAAGTCAAAAGGAGAAAGACAATTACAGGGGTTCCCGACAACATCCAGATGGAACTAG CTGGGCATAATGAACTCCGGGGTTACTCAATGTACATCCCAGGTCAATATTCTACTTTAGGTAGAATAGGTAGTGGGCACTCTACCTTGCGGAGATCAGAGACGAGAGATTCCAGCTGTCAgacagaagaaataaaaatagtgcaGCCATCAGTGAGACGAATTCGCGCACAGAAGGGACAAGGTATTGCTGCTCAGATGTCCCTGTCCAACTCTTCTGGGAACATGTCTACGGTCAGTGATACTGTGGGAGTCCTATGTGTTCCACAAGTTAATGGTGACCTGCGTTTCCATAGCCTGCCAAGATCTGGAGCAAGGGTGTCCTTGCAGTCAATGGAGAAACCTGATAGCGCTGTATATAAATCTGAAGAGACCTCTTGCAGTACCTTGCCTCGGCAGATCAGCAAACTTCAAGTGGATGAAAGCGTGATCCATTTGAGAAATACATCCATGACAGGAATCCTACCAAGGCCCAGGTCCCAGAAAGCAAGAAGCTTCCAAAGCGACAGAGTGACAAGCCCAGCCTGTGTGGTGTCCCCTCACGCAACTTACTCAACAAGCGTCATACCCAATGCCACTCTATCCTCATCGACAGAGGTGATAACCATTCACACCTCTCAAAGTTCAAGGAAATCAAATAACCAGACAAACCTAGCATCTGCATATGCACCAGCAAGGCCCATGAGTACTATATCCATGAGCAATGGGATTGACTTGAAGGAAGAACACGATTCTTCTTTTACCCCTGCAACAATGTCACCTCGCTGCGACTCAGCTGTGTCCTTGAGTACAGGAAATAACACAGAGACAGGATCACAGTGCAGTACTTTGGATGGAAGAAGCGACTGCAGCATGAAGGATGCAAGAAGTGATTCAAGCTACTCGGAAAGCAGTTTCCCAAGCAGGAGCACAATCCCTGCTGATCAGTGGATATATGACACACCTGAGAATGTCCTGCCTCATAAGTCTTTGACATCAAGCTGCTCCACGACGATCAATCACATTTATAGTAGCTTAGAGAGAAGTTCTAATAAAACTGACACAAGCTCCTTGTATTCCATGGACAATGATGGTTATTACACCTCCATGCATCTCGACTCTGGGCTTAAAGCCAGAAGCCAGTATGGAACCAGTGGTATGGGGAACTCGAGACACAGTATGTATGAAAGTAGAGCCCATCAAAGCCAGGATGACAGGTTGAGCATGAACAGCGATAAGTCACTGTCACGTACCATTTCTATGAAGAAGTCAAAGAAGCCACCTCTGCCCCCTTTTAGGACCGACTCCTTAAAACGTAAACCAGGGAAAAAGTCTAACTCCAATGATCCTATCTTGAACGAAACACTGATAGATACCTTTGCGCAATCGCTACAGCCCAACCCGAAGTGCAAGAGTGGGTCAACCCCACAACAGAGCCCCTCCAGTGACTATGATGACCCCTGGGTGTTGCGCTCCCGCAGCCAGAGCACAGTGAGTGCCAGCAGCAGTGGCATGTCCACCTCCGGGCCAAACATCTACTCCATTTGCCCTGTCACTCCTTCTCAGAGTGATACCAGCAGTATCAGGTCAGAGTACGCTGATGCCTGGGGATATTACATAGACTTCACTGGGGTCCAAAACGACCAGCTCAGGTCGGAAAGTGCTGATGCAGTTCCTGGGGATTATGGCGATGGTGGCAATCTCCCCAGTGGGTCAAGGGTTTTCAACCCGCAACAAGGACCAGGAACATCCGTAAAGACAAATATGGACACCTCTCCTGATAAGGTGCACAGAGTAACCTCGCCATCCAGCGGGTACTCAAGCCAATCTAATACCCCCACTGCTGGCACTCCAGTGCCAGTCTTCTTGAGGTCTATATCACCTGCAGGTGGGAAATCCAAGCCAAAAGTGCCTGAAAGGAAGTCATCCTTGTTATCATCTGTCTCCTCCTCTTCTACATCCTTGTCATCAATCACTTCTGACACACCAAGGAATCATGCTAACCCCATGAATCCACCCCCTTCATCACCTCCATTAACTCAACCTATGGCTCCTCctgtccctcctcctctccctcctggccCTGTCATGGATCCTTCTCTTCCCTGTGGTCCGCCAAAGGCCCCTCCACTTCCCCCAAGCTCTACCATGGTAACTCCATTGCCTGTCTTTACTGCAACTCAACTGTTTCCTCCCCCACCTGCACCACCACTCCCACCACTACTCCCACAAGTTTCTGCAATAACCTCTCCAACTGCACCCACCGCCTCACCTCCACCCCCCTCTTCTCCCAGCTTCCCTCCTCCTCCACCGGAGGTCCTGTTGGATCTTTCCTCTACAATTGATGTTCCCCACAGTCTGCCTTCTCCACCTATTTTTCCTGTTCATATTCCTGTtactccccctcctcctcctcctcctgcaccCCCTTTACCTGCTGTGGCTCCACCACCGGCTCCACCACTCAACCTGAAAGCCCTAAAATATGCCATTAAACCTACACATCCTCTCAGTATCTGCAACAATCAGCATCCTGCTTCCAATGATAAGGGAAAGAGGCCTACTAATCAGCCTGAATCCAGTAAGACAATGATGCCACTCATCACACCAAAAGCCCTTAAGATGGTGCAGTTGAGGTCTGTCAGGAAGCCAGAATTAATAGAAGTTGAAAAGACTACCCAAAATCATCAGGTAAAACATGAACTTATTGATTCCCAAAATCATTCATCACCGGAAAAGCCTAAATTACTGGAGCATCCAACTTCATTGCAAACTAGTTCCAAGGTAAATGGTTTGAAGAAACCACCAACAGTGGTTAAGAACTTCCAGGTAATTATTGCTAAGGATGACCAGATCTCTGAGGCAAAATTGGGTCTAGCCACTAGCAATAGCATGTCTGAAATGCCAACAATATCGAATAAGGCGGATGTCTTCTCAGGTACAACAGATGAGCTTCAGCCTTGCACTAACACAACCTCACTTCAGGAGAACGAAGCATCTCCAAGCAAAGCAGGCAACACCACCCCTCCTGAAAAGATACTGCTTGTCTTTTCAAAGAAACCCAACCTAACCCTTATTGTGCCGCCTGGGCAGACATTGTCGAGCAAATCAGAGAATCAAGACTTGACCAAAGTATGTGTAACAAAGGTCCTAAGCCCTCAGAGCAGTGTTTCAATTACTACTGGAAACAGTGAGGTGGAGAATGGCCCACTCAAGGTGCTACCGAGTGGAGAGGAGACAGATTCTGGTAGCTCCACTCCTGTAGCCAGTGACTCTCTTTCCAGTGAGAGTACTGCAGATGGCTTTTGGAAGATTCAGACCTTTCTTGTCCAGCAGGAGGAACAGACCCTTTCagacaacaaaaatattttggATGTTGATGGAGGCAGCAGCGCGTCAGGATCCATAAGCTCCAATGAAGATGAAAGTG GTGAGGTTTTTGAAACAAACACAGCTAACCTATCTCCAGTATCAAGTACTTGTGGAGAAAGTTCTGAAGAGATGGTTACACCAACTAGACCCAGAACTACAGATGATCTGTTTGCAGCTATACACAG ATCCAAAAGGAGAGTTCTGGGGAGGAAGGACTCTGAGGAGGACCATGCGCGGAACCACTCCACATCTCCCCCTGTCACGCCCACCTGTGGGGTCCCCATCCTGGCCTCGCCACACCGTCAGACAGGCTCCATCCAGCGCAGCATACGCAAATCTGCCACCAGCAGTGACACCTTCAAGGCCCTACTGTTGAAGAAGGGCAGCCGCTCCGAGACCAGCTTCCGCATGTCTGCCACAGAGATGCTGAAAAACACAGCTCCCAAATTCCAGAGGACATGCTCAGAGTCCACTCTGGATCTCCCTGACAGCCCTAGCAGTTCCCCTGGGAAGAACAAGTCAGCCCAGGATGAATGGGTCAAGACCGAGGGGCTTCTACCCAGGAGTGCCTTCCTCTCAGGCACCAAGTACAGTCGCTCACGCACGCCTCCATCGGCTGCCAGCAGTAGGTACAATGCCCGGAaccgcattctcagcagcccaaTGACAGTCATTTGTGAGGGAGAAGGTGAACTGGCAGAATCAATTCACTCACAGTCCGCTTCCAGCTTGGGGAATGTGAATGGAATGCCCACAAGCTGGAATCAAAGCAGCCAGAACTCAGTATATACTTTGCCATTGAAAGAAGAGACTAGTCCCCAAATAGACTGCTCTGAGAATTCAGAGAAAATGTATCCCCCTGAGAACTGCAATGGCACTTGA